The following coding sequences lie in one Arachis stenosperma cultivar V10309 chromosome 5, arast.V10309.gnm1.PFL2, whole genome shotgun sequence genomic window:
- the LOC130982387 gene encoding WD40 repeat-containing protein HOS15 isoform X1: MTTVTSVELNYLVFRYLQESGFTHSAFAFGYEASINKNPIDGSLVPPGALVTFVQKGLQYLEMEANISNCDADVDEDFSLLQPMDLITKDVHELRKMISERRRKQQKDRNKESEKEHEGERRRVREKERREREKECEKDREKERREREKESEKDRERERREREKESEKDRERERREKEKEFEKDREREKREKEKEWEKDKEKVETHKDRERPHENHIGREMGADQVDKVTIKQEEIRVFGAGPAPMDITTTSTSPPGEFSRTEVTILEGHTSEVCACAWSPAGSLLASGSGDATARIWTLPEGKSKSTSQNGPLNALVLRHVTGKTNERNKDVTTLDWNSDGTLLATGSYDGQARIWTTNGELRSTLSKHKGPIFSLKWNKKGDYILTGSCDKTAIVWDVKAAEWKQQFDFHSGPTLDVDWRNNVSFATSSTDTMIYVCKIGENRPVKSFAGHQGEVNCVKWDPTGSLLASCSDDITAKIWSTKHDKYLHDFREHTKEIYTIRWSPTGTGTNNPNKKLLLASASFDTTVKLWDVELGKLVYSLNGHRDRVYSVAFSPNGEYLASGSPDKSMHIWSLKDGKIVKTYNGNGGIFEVCWNKEGDKIAACFASNTVCVLDFRM, from the exons ATGACTACCGTCACCTCCGTTGAGCTCAATTATCTCGTCTTTCGCTACCTTCAAGAATCAG GTTTTACGCACTCAGCTTTTGCATTTGGATATGAGGCTAGTATTAACAAAAACCCCATTGATGGAAGTTTAGTACCACCCGGTGCTCTTGTTACATTTGTTCAGAAGGGGCTACAGTACTTGGAGATGGAAGCCAACATTAGTAAT TGTGATGCAGATGTGGATGAAGATTTTTCACTCTTACAACCTATGGATCTCATCACAAAAGATGTGCACGAACTAAGGAAAATGATAAGTGAAAGAAGGAGGAAACAACAGAAGGATAGAAATAAGGAATCCGAAAAGGAACATGAAGGTGAGCGTAGGCGGGtaagagaaaaggaaagacGTGAAAGGGAGAAAGAATGCGAAAAGGATAGGGAGAAAGAAAGGCGTGAAAGGGAGAAAGAAAGCGAAAAGGATAGGGAGAGGGAAAGGCGTGAAAGGGAGAAAGAAAGCGAGAAGGATAGGGAGAGGGAAAGGCGTGAAAAGGAGAAAGAATTCGAAAAGGATAGAGAGAGGGAAAAGCGtgaaaaggagaaagaatgGGAAAAGGATAAAGAAAAGGTAGAAACTCATAAAGACCGAGAACGGCCGCATGAAAATCACATTGGTAGAGAAATGGGTGCAGATCAAGTAGATAAGGTTACTATAAAACAAGAAGAGATTAGAGTATTTGGAG CAGGACCAGCACCAATGGATATTACTACAACATCAACATCTCCACCAGGTGAATTTTCTAGAACAGAAGTGACAATCTTGGAAGGGCATACTTCAGAG GTGTGTGCTTGTGCATGGAGTCCTGCAGGATCTCTTTTAGCCTCAGG TTCCGGGGATGCAACGGCTCGTATTTGGACACTGCCAGAGGGGAAATCCAAATCTACTTCACAAAACGGCCCATTGAATGCGTTGGTGTTGAGGCATGTGACGGGTAAAACAAATGAAAGGAATAAAGATGTCACAACACTTGATTGGAAT TCAGATGGGACACTACTTGCTACTGGTTCATACGATGGGCAAGCAAGAATTTGGACTACTAATG GTGAATTGCGGAGTACATTAAGCAAACACAAGGGACCCATATTTTCTTTGAAATGGAATAAGAAAGGTGATTATATTCTTACTGGAAGTTGTGATAAGACTGCCATTGTATGGGATGTGAAAGCAGCGGAATGGAAACAACAATTTGACTTTCATTCAG GCCCAACACTTGATGTTGACTGGCGCAACAATGTGTCATTTGCGACAAGCTCTACTGACACCATGATATATGTTTGCAAGATTGGTGAAAATCGCCCTGTAAAAAGTTTTGCTGGCCATCAG GGTGAAGTTAATTGTGTCAAATGGGATCCAACCGGGTCGTTGCTGGCCTCATGTTCCGATGATATCACTGCAAAG ATATGGAGTACGAAACACGATAAGTATCTTCATGATTTTCGAGAACATACCAAG GAGATATATACTATCAGATGGAGCCCCACTGGTACCGGTACAAATAACCCTAATAAAAAGTTGTTGTTGGCAAG TGCGTCATTTGACACAACTGTAAAGCTATGGGATGTAGAACTTGGGAAACTTGTCTATAGCTTGAATGGACACAG GGATCGTGTATATTCCGTTGCATTCAGTCCCAATGGCGAGTATCTGGCCAGCGGCTCTCCCGACAAGTCTATGCACATATGGTCTTTGAAGGACGGCAAGATCGTTAAGACATACAATGGGAATGGAGGCATTTTTGAGGTGTGCTGGAATAAGGAGGGTGACAAGATCGCTGCATGTTTTGCAAGTAATACTGTCTGTGTGTTGGATTTCAGAATGTAA
- the LOC130982570 gene encoding uncharacterized protein LOC130982570, giving the protein MAWRCGSLSRSLISATRTIPSRSSVPRIHRPSSSPSLRRPLFTLPRNVGALGCTQSLMPLHSVNATARLISHISVESRACCELSQGT; this is encoded by the exons ATGGCATGGCGCTGCGGATCGCTGTCGAGGTCGTTGATCTCCGCCACCAGAACCATACCAAGCCGTTCTTCTGTCCCTCGCATCCATCgcccttcttcttctccttctcttcgCCGCCCCCTCTTCACCCTCCCTAG GAATGTCGGAGCACTTGGATGTACGCAGTCGCTTATGCCGCTGCACAGCGTCAACGCCACCGCTCGCCTCATTTCCCACATCTCCGTCGAATCGCGCGCTTGCTGTGAATTGTCTCAGG GTACTTGA
- the LOC130982387 gene encoding WD40 repeat-containing protein HOS15 isoform X2, which produces MTTVTSVELNYLVFRYLQESGFTHSAFAFGYEASINKNPIDGSLVPPGALVTFVQKGLQYLEMEANISNCDADVDEDFSLLQPMDLITKDVHELRKMISERRRKQQKDRNKESEKEHEGERRRVREKERREREKECEKDREKERREREKESEKDRERERREREKESEKDRERERREKEKEFEKDREREKREKEKEWEKDKEKVETHKDRERPHENHIGREMGADQVDKVTIKQEEIRVFGGPAPMDITTTSTSPPGEFSRTEVTILEGHTSEVCACAWSPAGSLLASGSGDATARIWTLPEGKSKSTSQNGPLNALVLRHVTGKTNERNKDVTTLDWNSDGTLLATGSYDGQARIWTTNGELRSTLSKHKGPIFSLKWNKKGDYILTGSCDKTAIVWDVKAAEWKQQFDFHSGPTLDVDWRNNVSFATSSTDTMIYVCKIGENRPVKSFAGHQGEVNCVKWDPTGSLLASCSDDITAKIWSTKHDKYLHDFREHTKEIYTIRWSPTGTGTNNPNKKLLLASASFDTTVKLWDVELGKLVYSLNGHRDRVYSVAFSPNGEYLASGSPDKSMHIWSLKDGKIVKTYNGNGGIFEVCWNKEGDKIAACFASNTVCVLDFRM; this is translated from the exons ATGACTACCGTCACCTCCGTTGAGCTCAATTATCTCGTCTTTCGCTACCTTCAAGAATCAG GTTTTACGCACTCAGCTTTTGCATTTGGATATGAGGCTAGTATTAACAAAAACCCCATTGATGGAAGTTTAGTACCACCCGGTGCTCTTGTTACATTTGTTCAGAAGGGGCTACAGTACTTGGAGATGGAAGCCAACATTAGTAAT TGTGATGCAGATGTGGATGAAGATTTTTCACTCTTACAACCTATGGATCTCATCACAAAAGATGTGCACGAACTAAGGAAAATGATAAGTGAAAGAAGGAGGAAACAACAGAAGGATAGAAATAAGGAATCCGAAAAGGAACATGAAGGTGAGCGTAGGCGGGtaagagaaaaggaaagacGTGAAAGGGAGAAAGAATGCGAAAAGGATAGGGAGAAAGAAAGGCGTGAAAGGGAGAAAGAAAGCGAAAAGGATAGGGAGAGGGAAAGGCGTGAAAGGGAGAAAGAAAGCGAGAAGGATAGGGAGAGGGAAAGGCGTGAAAAGGAGAAAGAATTCGAAAAGGATAGAGAGAGGGAAAAGCGtgaaaaggagaaagaatgGGAAAAGGATAAAGAAAAGGTAGAAACTCATAAAGACCGAGAACGGCCGCATGAAAATCACATTGGTAGAGAAATGGGTGCAGATCAAGTAGATAAGGTTACTATAAAACAAGAAGAGATTAGAGTATTTGGAG GACCAGCACCAATGGATATTACTACAACATCAACATCTCCACCAGGTGAATTTTCTAGAACAGAAGTGACAATCTTGGAAGGGCATACTTCAGAG GTGTGTGCTTGTGCATGGAGTCCTGCAGGATCTCTTTTAGCCTCAGG TTCCGGGGATGCAACGGCTCGTATTTGGACACTGCCAGAGGGGAAATCCAAATCTACTTCACAAAACGGCCCATTGAATGCGTTGGTGTTGAGGCATGTGACGGGTAAAACAAATGAAAGGAATAAAGATGTCACAACACTTGATTGGAAT TCAGATGGGACACTACTTGCTACTGGTTCATACGATGGGCAAGCAAGAATTTGGACTACTAATG GTGAATTGCGGAGTACATTAAGCAAACACAAGGGACCCATATTTTCTTTGAAATGGAATAAGAAAGGTGATTATATTCTTACTGGAAGTTGTGATAAGACTGCCATTGTATGGGATGTGAAAGCAGCGGAATGGAAACAACAATTTGACTTTCATTCAG GCCCAACACTTGATGTTGACTGGCGCAACAATGTGTCATTTGCGACAAGCTCTACTGACACCATGATATATGTTTGCAAGATTGGTGAAAATCGCCCTGTAAAAAGTTTTGCTGGCCATCAG GGTGAAGTTAATTGTGTCAAATGGGATCCAACCGGGTCGTTGCTGGCCTCATGTTCCGATGATATCACTGCAAAG ATATGGAGTACGAAACACGATAAGTATCTTCATGATTTTCGAGAACATACCAAG GAGATATATACTATCAGATGGAGCCCCACTGGTACCGGTACAAATAACCCTAATAAAAAGTTGTTGTTGGCAAG TGCGTCATTTGACACAACTGTAAAGCTATGGGATGTAGAACTTGGGAAACTTGTCTATAGCTTGAATGGACACAG GGATCGTGTATATTCCGTTGCATTCAGTCCCAATGGCGAGTATCTGGCCAGCGGCTCTCCCGACAAGTCTATGCACATATGGTCTTTGAAGGACGGCAAGATCGTTAAGACATACAATGGGAATGGAGGCATTTTTGAGGTGTGCTGGAATAAGGAGGGTGACAAGATCGCTGCATGTTTTGCAAGTAATACTGTCTGTGTGTTGGATTTCAGAATGTAA